A single region of the Selenomonas sp. oral taxon 920 genome encodes:
- the cbiD gene encoding cobalt-precorrin-5B (C(1))-methyltransferase CbiD, with protein MATKELRSGYTTGACAAAGVKAAFLFMAGADWNTIDLTALDGTPLTIPVKSVTETTDGICAEVVKFSGDDPDITNGVSVFTTVALRDGKGIEFCAGEGVGTVTKRGMSLPVGEPSINEGPRTLIRNVVEEMTGRADVGARVTISIPAGVELAKKTLNPVLGIEGGISVIGTTGVLRPMSEEAFKDSLVPQIDVALAAGEPVLVFVPGKIGEKIALSLGVPQTALIETSNFIGFMLDRAAERGAEKILILGHTGKLVKMAAGVFHTHNRIADARLETLAAYAAAEGLVQKDVRAVLAANTTEDAMEIIAAAGLMERVCVVIAERVHVRAERYLFGKVQVGALMVNFAGDILGADERARSFARAYGWRLES; from the coding sequence ATGGCAACGAAAGAATTGCGCAGCGGTTATACGACGGGGGCGTGCGCGGCTGCAGGGGTCAAGGCTGCGTTTCTCTTTATGGCAGGGGCGGATTGGAATACGATCGACCTGACTGCATTGGATGGAACGCCTTTGACGATTCCTGTGAAGTCTGTCACGGAGACGACGGATGGAATCTGCGCCGAGGTGGTGAAGTTCTCGGGAGACGATCCAGATATTACCAACGGCGTCTCCGTGTTCACAACGGTCGCGTTGCGTGATGGGAAAGGCATTGAGTTCTGTGCGGGCGAAGGTGTCGGTACGGTGACGAAGCGCGGCATGAGTCTTCCCGTCGGCGAGCCGTCGATCAATGAGGGACCGCGGACACTTATTCGCAATGTGGTCGAGGAGATGACAGGACGTGCCGATGTCGGTGCACGCGTGACGATCTCCATCCCCGCAGGCGTGGAACTTGCGAAGAAAACATTAAACCCTGTACTTGGCATCGAGGGCGGGATCTCCGTGATTGGGACGACGGGCGTGCTCCGTCCGATGTCGGAGGAGGCGTTCAAGGATTCTCTTGTGCCGCAAATTGACGTTGCACTTGCGGCGGGCGAGCCAGTGCTCGTATTCGTACCCGGCAAGATCGGGGAGAAAATCGCGCTCTCGCTTGGCGTACCGCAGACAGCACTTATCGAGACAAGCAATTTCATCGGCTTCATGCTGGATCGTGCGGCAGAACGCGGCGCAGAAAAAATCCTCATCCTAGGGCATACGGGGAAACTCGTAAAGATGGCGGCGGGTGTCTTTCATACACACAACCGCATTGCGGATGCACGACTTGAGACGCTTGCGGCCTATGCAGCTGCCGAGGGGCTTGTACAGAAGGATGTTCGTGCTGTCCTCGCAGCAAATACCACTGAGGATGCGATGGAGATTATCGCTGCCGCCGGCCTGATGGAACGCGTCTGTGTTGTGATTGCGGAGCGTGTGCACGTCCGTGCGGAGCGTTATCTCTTTGGCAAGGTTCAGGTCGGCGCACTGATGGTGAACTTTGCGGGGGATATTCTTGGTGCAGACGAACGAGCGCGTTCCTTTGCCCGCGCGTACGGATGGAGACTGGAATCGTGA
- a CDS encoding N-acetyltransferase — protein sequence MVYRKARFDDIESIYELVHIYAAQGEMLPRSRNTLYENLRDMIVAEDAGAVVGVGALHIMWDRLAEVRMMAIDPARTRQGIGAEIVGYLLTEGDALGIEKVFTLTYKPDFFRKLGFIRISREELPQKVWKECIDCPKYPNCDEIAMIKV from the coding sequence ATGGTCTATCGAAAGGCGCGTTTTGATGACATCGAGTCCATCTACGAACTCGTGCATATCTATGCGGCACAGGGGGAGATGCTCCCGCGTTCGCGCAATACCCTCTATGAGAATCTGCGCGACATGATTGTTGCAGAGGACGCGGGAGCGGTCGTCGGGGTCGGTGCCCTGCACATCATGTGGGATCGGCTTGCTGAGGTACGCATGATGGCGATTGATCCTGCGCGTACACGACAGGGGATTGGAGCGGAGATTGTCGGGTATCTGCTCACGGAGGGAGATGCACTCGGCATCGAGAAGGTGTTTACGCTGACCTATAAGCCGGATTTTTTCCGTAAGCTCGGCTTTATCCGCATCAGCCGTGAAGAACTGCCGCAGAAGGTTTGGAAAGAGTGCATCGACTGCCCGAAGTATCCAAACTGTGACGAAATTGCTATGATCAAGGTATGA
- the lexA gene encoding transcriptional repressor LexA, producing MKKTRISTRRQSEILQYIKDFLVEKGYPPSVREIGTAVGLKSSSTVHRYLAMLEENGAIRRDATKPRAIDIMGENPWGRTIPVPLVGTVTAGEPILAEQNVEEVFSFPRGLIGTSEDVFMLRIQGDSMINVGIFDRDFVLVRQQPTANDGDIVVALVDGESATVKRFFREKTCIRLQPENDSMEPFYETDVQILGKVIGLYRHI from the coding sequence GTGAAGAAGACCAGAATATCCACACGGCGTCAATCCGAAATCTTGCAGTATATCAAAGACTTTCTGGTGGAGAAGGGCTACCCGCCCTCTGTACGTGAGATTGGAACGGCGGTCGGATTGAAGTCGAGCTCAACGGTACATCGCTATCTCGCCATGCTCGAGGAGAATGGTGCGATTCGTCGCGATGCGACAAAACCGCGTGCGATCGACATCATGGGTGAGAATCCGTGGGGACGCACGATTCCTGTGCCGCTTGTCGGGACAGTGACGGCAGGCGAGCCGATTTTAGCGGAGCAGAATGTGGAGGAGGTGTTTTCCTTCCCGCGCGGGTTGATCGGCACGTCAGAGGACGTATTTATGCTGCGCATCCAGGGAGACAGCATGATTAACGTTGGCATCTTTGATCGAGATTTTGTGCTTGTGCGGCAGCAGCCGACGGCAAACGACGGCGATATTGTCGTGGCACTCGTTGACGGTGAGTCGGCGACAGTGAAGCGATTCTTCCGCGAGAAAACCTGCATACGCCTTCAGCCGGAGAACGATTCGATGGAGCCGTTCTACGAGACGGATGTTCAGATCCTCGGCAAGGTCATCGGCCTTTATCGTCATATCTGA
- the aroF gene encoding 3-deoxy-7-phosphoheptulonate synthase, with amino-acid sequence MIVVMNSRATQENIDQVVAKIEQAGLRTHLSEGEDRFIIGVIGDKNLIAGLEMNMMDGVEKTVRITEKYKLVSRDFHPANSIVDVAGFPVGGEQLAIMAGPCSVESYDQLYEVAVKVKEAGAQFLRGGAFKPRTSPYDFQGLGIEGLKILRDVGDKTGLRVVTEIVDKDDIEVVSEYADLLQVGARNMQNFQMLKALGKVQTPVLFKRGLSATISEWLNAAEYIASGGNENIIFCERGIRTYETFTRNTMDLNAVAALKELTHFPVIADPSHGTGRWQMVRPLARASVAVGADGLIIEVHCHPECALSDGDQSLVPRNFEQLMAEVRQIAPTVGRRA; translated from the coding sequence ATGATTGTTGTTATGAATTCCAGAGCCACACAGGAAAATATCGATCAGGTGGTCGCGAAGATCGAGCAGGCAGGACTTCGGACGCATCTGTCGGAGGGGGAGGATCGCTTCATCATCGGTGTGATCGGCGATAAGAACCTCATTGCAGGGCTTGAGATGAATATGATGGATGGTGTTGAGAAAACAGTTCGTATTACAGAGAAGTATAAGCTGGTCAGCCGCGATTTCCATCCGGCGAACAGTATTGTTGACGTGGCGGGCTTTCCTGTCGGCGGTGAGCAGCTTGCCATTATGGCAGGACCCTGCTCTGTCGAGAGTTATGACCAGCTCTATGAGGTTGCCGTCAAGGTCAAGGAAGCCGGTGCACAGTTCTTGCGCGGCGGAGCGTTCAAGCCGCGCACAAGCCCGTATGACTTTCAGGGGCTCGGGATTGAGGGGCTGAAAATTCTTCGTGATGTCGGAGATAAGACGGGGCTGCGTGTTGTGACCGAAATCGTGGATAAGGACGATATTGAGGTCGTGTCAGAGTATGCTGATCTGCTTCAGGTTGGTGCGCGCAATATGCAGAATTTCCAAATGCTCAAAGCACTTGGCAAAGTGCAGACACCGGTGCTCTTCAAACGCGGACTGTCCGCAACGATCAGCGAATGGCTGAATGCCGCAGAGTACATTGCCTCGGGCGGAAACGAGAACATTATATTCTGTGAGCGAGGTATCCGCACGTATGAGACTTTTACGCGCAATACAATGGATCTCAATGCAGTTGCGGCACTCAAGGAACTAACGCATTTCCCCGTTATTGCCGATCCGAGCCACGGGACGGGACGCTGGCAGATGGTGCGCCCGCTGGCGCGTGCTTCCGTTGCCGTCGGGGCGGACGGTCTCATTATCGAGGTGCACTGCCATCCGGAGTGTGCACTCTCGGACGGCGACCAGAGCTTGGTGCCGCGCAATTTTGAACAGCTGATGGCTGAGGTGCGCCAAATTGCGCCTACGGTTGGTCGACGCGCATGA
- the cbiE gene encoding precorrin-6y C5,15-methyltransferase (decarboxylating) subunit CbiE, with protein METGIVSHKIIIVGIGPGDPAYLLPKARKIIEDARILVGGKRALADHSHSGVRECAIGADISGVLDFIRDALAEDDVVVMVSGDPGYYSLLDALRRTFPVDQIGVVPGISSLQFAFARLALPWHSARLLSFHGREPLEAELFRAPDAMLGMLTDGRNNSQTIAARLLSRGWHEKDRMYVCTHLSYKDEEIIETTLGAAKDDVGIGHGVIIVCAHEENV; from the coding sequence ATGGAGACTGGAATCGTGAGTCATAAAATTATTATTGTTGGTATTGGACCAGGAGATCCTGCCTATCTGTTGCCAAAAGCACGGAAAATAATAGAAGATGCGCGTATTCTTGTCGGGGGGAAACGTGCACTTGCGGATCATTCGCACAGTGGGGTGCGGGAGTGCGCCATCGGTGCAGATATCTCGGGCGTGCTTGACTTTATTAGGGATGCTCTTGCAGAGGACGATGTGGTGGTGATGGTCTCGGGCGATCCAGGCTACTACTCCCTATTGGATGCTCTGCGGCGGACGTTTCCAGTGGATCAGATCGGCGTTGTGCCCGGCATCAGTTCTCTGCAGTTTGCGTTCGCACGACTTGCTCTGCCGTGGCACTCTGCACGCCTCCTCAGTTTTCACGGACGGGAGCCTCTAGAGGCGGAGCTCTTTCGTGCGCCCGATGCTATGCTTGGTATGTTGACGGATGGTCGGAACAACTCGCAGACGATTGCCGCACGGCTGCTTTCCCGTGGCTGGCATGAGAAGGACCGTATGTACGTCTGTACGCATCTTTCGTATAAAGATGAAGAAATTATTGAGACGACATTGGGCGCAGCAAAGGATGATGTAGGCATAGGGCACGGTGTCATCATTGTCTGTGCACATGAGGAGAATGTATGA
- a CDS encoding prephenate dehydrogenase, which produces MSRTKLAIIGVGLIGGSLGLCLKAALGEKIHITGLCRTEESMRAAVECGAVDEASADLAAVVGEADIVYLSPPVLQIVPMVKRILPYLKHGAVLTDAGSTKGDVYEALHEILPPHVYYVPGHPMTGREKSGVTAATKDLFVHKAYVIIDDPSVPQEIKERLMALLKHTGANFTTLDLAQHDRCAAVISHVPHLAAAALVTLLNRSGDDLNSCLKLIGGGFKDTTRIASSNADMWADICMTNRKPIADALRELRTILDEVAMAVEAGDRQAVHDYFAASKERRDGILHDAEQKFDTN; this is translated from the coding sequence ATGAGCAGGACGAAGCTCGCCATTATCGGCGTTGGTCTCATCGGTGGCTCACTTGGCCTCTGTCTGAAGGCGGCACTCGGCGAAAAGATCCATATCACGGGACTCTGCCGAACGGAAGAGTCCATGCGCGCTGCAGTGGAATGTGGCGCGGTGGATGAGGCTTCGGCTGACCTTGCAGCTGTGGTTGGAGAGGCAGACATTGTATATCTCAGTCCGCCCGTCCTTCAGATTGTGCCGATGGTGAAGCGGATTTTGCCATATTTGAAACACGGCGCGGTCCTGACGGATGCGGGCAGCACGAAGGGGGATGTTTACGAGGCTCTGCATGAGATTCTGCCCCCGCATGTGTACTATGTGCCAGGGCATCCGATGACGGGACGCGAGAAAAGCGGCGTGACGGCGGCGACGAAGGATCTCTTTGTCCACAAGGCGTACGTTATCATCGACGATCCGTCTGTGCCGCAGGAGATCAAGGAGCGCTTGATGGCGCTTCTAAAGCATACAGGTGCGAACTTCACCACACTCGATCTCGCGCAGCATGATCGCTGTGCTGCAGTCATCAGTCATGTTCCGCATCTTGCGGCAGCGGCGCTCGTCACGCTCCTGAACCGCAGTGGGGATGATTTGAACTCCTGTCTTAAGCTCATCGGCGGCGGCTTTAAGGACACAACACGAATTGCTTCATCGAATGCGGATATGTGGGCAGACATCTGCATGACAAATAGGAAGCCCATTGCGGACGCTCTGCGTGAGCTGAGGACTATCCTCGATGAGGTCGCCATGGCGGTAGAGGCGGGGGATCGGCAGGCAGTGCATGATTATTTTGCTGCCTCAAAGGAACGGCGCGATGGTATTCTTCACGATGCAGAACAAAAATTTGATACGAATTGA